CTCGATCTCGGCCTCAAGCACCGCCTACACTGCGACAGAGGCCTTGGCTACccaggtgacctccttctccaactctgcACCAAAAGAAACAGAATGGGGTTAAGCGCAAAGGAAAACGAGCCAAATAGGGGCgaaggcctacgggactcaccctcggctttctcctccTAGCGTTGGGCCTTGACCCGAGAGGCCTTAGCTTTCTCCTTCCAATGCTAGGCCTCGACcagagaggcctcggctttctccttctagcccTGGACCTCAACTTGAGAAGCCTCGGTAGCCCTGGAAGCCTCtttctctagctctgcatcacaccagggagttaggagtTGAACACAAgataaacaaataaaacaaggggaacaggactcaccctcgacctttcccttccagaccacagcctcggtccagGAGGCCTCGGCTACCTTGAGGGCCTCTACCAGGGCGCCTTTCGCTAGTAGGTGCGCACCCTcctccgcccctagctgcccaaCGAGGGCCTTGGcggaggccgtcgcttcttcagcccgagaCCAAAAGGTGTCCCAATCGATAGCCACcggggtcagctcctcctccagctctttGACCCGCGTTGCTAAAGGGGTGACCTGCTCCTGAGCCATGGCCACCTCAGCCTTCATATCAGCATAGcagaggcggaggtcctccacctccacactccatgccgacagaagctcgttggcgtcagcgagcaagcccttctgccgctggagctggtcccagacatccctctcccatcagaggaacaatgacttcctaAGGGACTGGGTcttgagctcctagataggcaaaacaggggttattcactatgagaaaactcaaaaaaagatgacaccacatgagaaaagaaggcacgaacctaggcgaccccgggcagatcgtcggccacgACAGATAGCGCTGTCCGCAGTGACCGCTTCGCCAGCtggtggtattgctcgaaggtgtcccagtgcCCCCCTTCGGCcgcatcctcgagggcgaacagaggctcccccttagggtcgtcctggctctgccataggacacgcaggtgatcccacccatggggcttgggtcgtacccgcacgagggccgagcttcccttgcCCGAGGTTGAAGCCGGCTGCTCCATAGTGCCGGCTGCCTTGGCATCGACCACCTCCTTcgcccaggaagtatcgtcggaggagatcgaatggacctccacttcccgagCGCTCTCCTGCAACGGCGACAGGCCTTAGACCGACAGTGGTATTGAGGCTTGccccgcctccacctccacttcctgggccgccGGCTTCGCCGCGCTCACGCCGGCTCCTGCCACCCTGGCCTCGGCGGTCTCAGAGGCTCCAGTCCCCGCCACCCCGGCCTcagtggtctcgggggctctagTCCCCGCCACTTCGGCCTCGGCGGTCCTGGGCACCCTAGCCTCCATTGCCTCGGCCTCAGAAGTCCAGGGGGCCTTTGtctcaccctcggtggcctcgacaaCTGAGGGCGCCTCGGCCCCATTTGACTCACGGGCCTTGGCCTCATAGGGCATAGGCATTTCCTCCCACGCTCGCTTCGTGGCCACCCCGGTAACCTCCCCCTAGGCGACCAGCTCCTTCGAGTCAGCCCTCGCCGATGCCCTGCCATGCTGTACAGcggcctgcgcctccaccacctgtTGAGCGGTGGAGCCCATGCTCACCTTAAGTGACTTACACGGCACCAGGGAAGGCACCTCTGCCTTATGCTTCCAGCTGAAGGCAAAACACCCACTTGGTTAGCATATGACCATAAAGTGAGCGGGAAACGATATGAACTCTgctgaaaaaacactcacctcgagcggGGGTGCAACCGCTTCGACACTATGACCCACCTCTACaacggtggtggtggtagtggtggcATGACCTCTGTATCCACTAGTGCCGGCTGGCCCTCACCAAACTTCCGAcaccccctcggtcctctacgggggcagttgcgatgcccccaccgccacctgctccacctctgccgtcgagcccaccgagCTGACGGTGCATTTTCCTAACGCCTGTGCCTcgagcgtgtcggcctcggccttggGGCGGGCGGT
Above is a genomic segment from Miscanthus floridulus cultivar M001 chromosome 3, ASM1932011v1, whole genome shotgun sequence containing:
- the LOC136544260 gene encoding uncharacterized protein encodes the protein MPMPYEAKARESNGAEAPSVVEATEGETKAPWTSEAEAMEARVPRTAEAEVAGTRAPETTEAGVAGTGASETAEARVAGAGVSAAKPAAQEVELQRQKGLLADANELLSAWSVEVEDLRLCYADMKAEVAMAQEQVTPLATRVKELEEELTPVAIDWDTFWSRAEEATASAKALVGQLGAEEGAHLLAKGALVEALKVAEASWTEAVVWKGKVEELEKEVTWRALAIISSHYTGIDLEAISDSYVLLEAGEEVAKLMEAAKGPDTVLAKLFEEEVVPPTPSADAGVPKP